In Paludibaculum fermentans, the genomic stretch AGGAGATGCGGAAGGAGGGGATCGCGATCGATGCGATCACCATCCAGAATGAGCCGCTGAATTCCAAGAACACGCCCAGCATGCAGTGGCAGGTCAGCCAGCAACTGGTGTTCCTTCGGGATCATCTCTATCCGGCGTTCACCAAGGCGGGCTTGAAGACGAAGGTGATCCTGTTCGATCACAATTGCGATCGTCCCGACTATCCGCTGGCGCTGTTGAGCGATCCGGTGATTTCGCGCTTCGCCGATGGCTCGGGGTTCCACCACTACGGTGGAGACCTGGCGGCGATGAGCCTGATGCACCTGGCACGGCCCGACAAGAACGTCTATTTCACCGAGCAGATGATCATCGAAAAACCCGGCAGCCCGACGATCGACATTGCGGCGACCGTCAAGCGGATGCTGATCGACACGACGCGGAACTGGAGCCGGAATGTGATTTTGTGGAACCTGGCCGCCGATCCGGAGAACAAGCCGCATACGGACAACGGAGGCTGTCCGATGTGCCAGGGCGGGGTCACCCTGGACAAGGACGCGGTGACGATCAATCTCGCCTACTACACGATTGCCCACGCTTCGAAATTCGTGCGTCCCGGTTCGGTGCGCATCGGATCGACCGGCGCGGGAGACAGGGCGGTCGGGCTGACCGAGGATGAGGAGCGTCCGGGGGTGAAGCGAGTCGTGGTGATTGAGAGTGCGCAGGTCCTGCCCAATGTGGCTTTCCGGACGCCGGATGGAAAGATCGTTCTGGTTGTCGCGAACGATACGCAGTCGGTGAACGGTTTTGCCATCCAGTATCGAGGGGAAGTGGCCAACCTGCGGCTGAGCCCCGGCGGGGTGGGGACGTATATCTGGGCCGCCGAATGAGGCGGTGATTCCCGTTGTCCGATGCCGCCGGGACCGCGGGTCCCTGTGGGTCCAAATCGCTTAATATGCGCAGGCCGGTGTAGCCCACTACGGCCGCCGGACAGGCGTCGTCTTCGTATATATGCCTTGACAGGTATATGCGGCTCAGGGTATATCAGGAGAGTGGAATCTGTTTTCGAAATCATCGCGGAGCCGAACCGCCGCGCGATCCTGAGCCTGCTGGTCTCGTCGCAACAGTCGGTGGGTGAGATCGAGCGTCATCTGGGGATGCCGCAGCCGACCGTGTCTAAGCACTTGCGGGTGCTGCGGGAGGCCGGTTTCGTGGAATCGACGGTGGACGCGCAGCGCCGTCTGTACCGGCTGAAACCGGAACCGCTGCAGGAGATCGATGCGTGGCTGGCTCCGTTCCGCCGGTTCTGGTCTGTCCACCTGGATGCTCTCGAGCGCCACTTGGATCGCATGGAGCAAGCCGCGCCGGCAGCAGTGAAGAAAAAGACTGGGCGAAGCACAAGGAGAGGAAGATGAACGATCGTGTGCAGTACACACCAGGCCCGGCGAGCGGAGCACGGGTAGAAAAGGACGGAGAGAAGTGGACGCTTGTCCTTGTCAGGGAACTCCGGCACTCACCGGAGAGAGTCTGGCAGGCGCTGACCGAGCCGGCGCACTTGCGCGAGTGGGCGCCTTTCGACGCGGACGGGAGCATGGGTACGGCGGGATCCACAGTGAAGCTCACCACGGTGGGTGCGCCGAAGCCCATGGTTTCCGAGACAAGGGTGACGCGCGCCGAGGCTCCCAGGCTGCTGGAGTATAGCTGGGGCGGGCAGGACATTCGATGGCAGCTGGAAGCCCAGGGTGAAGGCACGCGCCTCACGCTCTGGCACAACATCGATCGCCGCTTCATCGCCTGGGGTGCCGCGGGCTGGCACCTGTGCTTCGATGTGCTGGACCGGCTTCTCGCGGGCGATCCGATGGGGCGCACGGTGGGCCCGGATGCCATGAAGTTCGAAGGCTGGCAGCGTTTGACCACGGAGTACGCGCAGCAATTTGGCGTGGAGTCCCCCGGTTGGCCGTCCGCGGCCCCAAAGTCCTGAGGAGTGAAAGGAGAGACCTATGGAATCGACCCTGCGGAACCCGGCCCTGTTGGGCACTAGAAACATCCCAAGAACGATGACGATCCTCTATTGGACGGCCACCGCGATCTTCTGCCTGCAGATGAGCTTTACCGCCTACGCGCAACTCACCTTGCCGCAGGTGGCGGAGGCGTTCACCCACCTCGGGTTCCCCTCGTACTTCCGGGTGGAGCTCTCCTGCGCCAAGCTCCTCGGCGTCGTGCTGTTGCTGGCGCCAGTGCCGGCACGGCTGAAGGAGTGGGCCTATGCGGGTTTCGCCATTAACCTTGGCTCGGCGCTGATCGCTCATTTTGCGGTGGGCGATGGCTCGGAGGCGTGGGGCTGGGCAGCCGCCACTTCTGTGCTGTGGGGGCTCTCCTACTTCTCCTGGCGCCGCCGACCCGCCATGCGGGCAAGCGTCTGGCTGGGCACTGCCGGCCATCCCGGTACAAACTGAGTCCAGTGAAGAGAGGGGCTGTGGAATGGAATCGAAGACGAAGAAGACTGAACTGGCGGAATCCGCCTCTGTGTTGATCGACGGGCGGATCCAGGAACTGGGCGACTGGCGCGGCGAAATGCTGGCGCGCGTGCGTGCCCTGATCCACGAAGCGGACCCCGAAGTCGTCGAAGAATGGAAGTGGATGGGGACCCCGATCTGGTCCCACGCCGGCATCCTCTGCACAGGCGAGACGTACAAGAGCATCGTCAAGATGACGTTCGCCAAGGGCGCCGCGTTGAAGGATCCGGCCGGCCTTTTCAATTCCAGCCTGGAAGGGAATGTCCGGCGCGCCATCGATATCCACGAGGGCGAGAAGGTGGATGAGGACGCGTTGAAGGACCTCATCCGCGCAGCGGTGGCGCTGAATCTCGAGACCAAGAATAGACCGAAGCCCCGGCGCGCGAGCGGCAAACGGGCCGGCTAGATCCTCGGGCAAGCACGTGTCCAGGTGCCGGTCCTGCCGCGTGTAGCGGATTCGGAGAATGGATGGATTCTCCCCGAAGCTGCGAGAATAGAGGGAAATGGACTATTTTTCACCGGCGCAATGCGCCGGGTATGTGGCTTTGGTGTTGGGCGTAGGGGCGTTTCTGACCAGGGACGACCGGCGGATGAAGCTGCTGCTTTCGGCGGAGAGCGTGGTGTACGGGGCGCATTTCCTCATGCTGGGCAACCTGCCCGCGGCTGGGTCGGCCGGGATCTCGGCCGGCAGGACCTATCTGTCGTTGCGCTCACGATCGCTTTGGCTGGCGGCGGCGGCCATCGCGTTGAACATCTGGGTGGGGTTGCGGGTGGCGCACAGTGGGCTGGGGTGGCTGCCGATTGTGGGGTCGTGCGTGGCGACGGTGGGATTCTTCACGCTGGATGGCATGCGGCTGCGGCTGGTGCTGCTGACGTCGACACTGATGTGGCTGGCGAACGGGTATATCAGCCGTTCCATCGGAGGGACGGTGCTGGAATCCCTGATCGCGACGGCCAATATTACGACTCTCGTGCGGATGGGGCTGGAGAAGGCGCGGCTGCGGGCGGCAGTTTAGCTCGTCTCCCTGGCCGCATGATCTCATGTGGCCCCTGGAATGCAGCTACCATTCTCCTGCCGGGCCCCTGGTTGGGCCTGGCGTGTCAGCCTTTGGCGTGGTGTCCGCCTTCCGCGCGGGGCAGAGCAACGCACCCGACAGCATCAGCAAGGAGTTTCCTGGAATGCCCATAGGTCCTAGAGAACGGCACCGTATCGGACGCATTGGATGGCTGCGCGCGGCCGTGCTGGGCGCGAATGACGGCATTCTGTCCACAGCGAGCCTGATGCTGGGGGTGGCCACCTCGCATGCGACCCAAGCCAACGTTGTGGTGGCCGGCGTCGCGGGGTTGGTAGCCGGCGCAATGTCCATGGCCGCCGGTGAGTACGTATCGGTGCACTCACAGGCGGACACGGAGAAAGCGGAACTTGAGCTGGAGAAGACCGAGCTGAGAGCAGACAGCGCAGCCGAACATGCCGAACTGGCGGCCATCTACGTTGCTCGCGGGCTGGAGCCAGAGCTGGCCAAGGAAGTGGCGATACAGTTGATGGCCCACGATGCGTTGGGTTCCCATGCCCGTGACGAGCTGGGTATCTCGGACGCGTTCAGTGCACGTCCGGTTCAGGCCGCATTGGCTTCTGCGGGTAGCTTTGCCGTTGGGGCGGCGATGCCGCTGCTGGTGACCGTCTTCGCTCCGGAGGCGATGCTACTCCCGCTGATCGCAGGCACTTCTCTGATATTCCTGACTTCGCTTGGGGCCTTGGCGGCACGGGCGGGCGGCGCGGGTGTCGCAATGGGGGCGCTGAGGGTAGGGTTCTGGGGTGCATTGGCGATGGCGGTCACTTCCGGTGCCGGGGCGCTGTTCGGAACCAGTGTGTGACCGGGCGGGGGGCGCAGTGCATCGAGTGACAGCGCGTGGTCACCTGGCATCCGAGCGTCATAACCGCCGCTGCGCCGGTAATCCTGATCCGCCTGCACGACGCGCCAGGCGGCTGCGTCTAGCAGTCACAGGAGCATTGGACGATGCATGCTTGGGCTGGGGCAGTCGAATCCGCATGGCGGGATCTCGTTGTGGGGTTCCGGGTTCTTCGCCGCAGCCCGTCGATCCTCTTCAGTGCATTGGCCGTCCTAAGCCTGACGATGGGCGCATCCATGGCGCTCGTGTCACTATCAGACCGGCTGCTGCTCAAGCCTCTGCCGATTGAGCACCCGGATCGCCTCTTTCAACTGGTGCGTCCCGCAGCCCAAGGCGGATTGACCCAGGACTCGTTTCCCGGCTCGCTCATTGCCCAACTCGAAGGTGCAACGAAAGGGGTTGGCACCATCCTCACGGTGGGCTTTCCGAACGACGAATTCGTGTCCTTTGGAAGCGGAGCGTTCCTGCCAGAGCCGGCCCGGCTCCAGTCCTTGGATGTCAAAGGTTTCGCTCTGCTCGGAGTCCAGCCCGCGCTGGGCAGAGGGTTCGAAGCGGGCGACAGTGAGCCTGGCGCTGAGCCTGTGGCGATTCTCAGCCACGAGTACTGGCAGCGGCGCTTTGGAGGAGCACCCGACGTACTCGGCACACTGCTGCGGCGGCGGGACAAGATCGTCAGGATCGTCGGTGTGCTGCCGGGCGGGTGTCCAGAGCTGGATCTCGGTAGTAGTCCGGATGCATGGTTGCCCGCCGGACGGGGGCAGGGCGGGCGCCTGCTGGTGGTGCTGCGGGAGAACACCGGCCCCCTTCAGTTGGAGGCGGCGCTGCGCCCCGCGTGGGAAGAGTACCTGCGGAGCCAGCCGCCCACCCAAACCCGCCAGGAGAACGCGCGCCTCGCGCGGATGCGCCTTCAGGCCGTGGACGCCTCGAAGGGCCTACGGTCGGACATCCGGAACCGGTTCACAACCCCACTGGCGGCCCTGACGGTAGGGGCCCTGCTTTTGTTGCTGACTGGCTGTGGCAACTCGGGCCTGCTGCTGGCCGCGCTGCACGACCGGCGGCGCGGTGAGATCGCCATTCGAATGGCTCTTGGTGCGAGCCGGTGGCGTCTTGTCCGGCAGGTAGTGGTGGAGACCACGGCCTTGCCGGTCATCGCGTGTCTGCCCGGTGCCATGCTGGCCCCCCTCATTGCCGGAATGTTGGTAGGGTTGGCCTCAGATCCGGACCGGCCGATGCGGTTAGCGTGGCAATGGGACTGGCGGTTCGCCGTGATGGCGGCTGCCTGCTGCGGCATTGCCGCGGCCGTTTCCGCGGCTCTGCCTGCGTGGCGCTTGTCGGGGATTCAACGGCAGGATGCAGGACACAGTCGGCTTTCCTTCCGGCACCGGAATCACTCTGGATTTCAGCCCGCCTGGTTGTTCATCGCGGTGCAAGCGGGGTTGGCTGTCATCCTGCTGGCCGGAGGCGGGCTGCTGCAGACAACCTGGTACAACCTGGAGCGGTTGAACCCCGGCTTTGACCAGCAGCGGCTCTCGATTGCGGAGTTACAGTGGGCACGCGAGGGAAGCCGGGCGTACACAAACTCCGTATACCGGTTGCTGCTCGCACGCATTGCGGAACTCCCTGGAGTGGCGAGGGTCAGCCTGTCGGGCTGGAGCTACTTCGGAGGCAACTCCCGTCGTGCCGCCATTGTTCCCGAGCACCCGCAAGGCGAGGGCGCCACCGAGCCGGCTGAGTTCCTGTCTGTTGCGCCCGGCTTCTTCCGGACGATGGGTGTCCGGCTGATGCGTGGACGAGACTTCAGCCCCGCGGATACCGAGGCGGCACCGCTAGCCGCCATTTTGAATGAATCCGCAACGCGTCTCTATTTTGGCAATGGCCTGGCGTTGGGCCACAGATTCTCCATCTTCGATCCGAAGCAGAAGATTGAAGTTGTGGGAATCGTTGAAGACACCAAGTTAAACGGCCTGCGAGGGCCTGCGCCTCCGTTGGTTTATCTCCCCTTCTTCCAATCCGAGTTTCGAGGGACCAGCGACATGCCGGCCTCGATTGAGATTCAGTCCTTACCCGGGGCTCGCTTGGACGTGCCGGAGTTAACCCGAGTCATACGCACTGCCGCACCCGGTTTGGCGGTCCGCCGTGTACGGACACAGCGCGACCTGGTTGAGCGCTCCCTGTTGCGTGAGCGGCTGCTTGCCGTCGTTGCGGTGGCGCTGGGTTTGTGTGCGTTGCTTCTGGCGGGGCTCGGCCTGAG encodes the following:
- a CDS encoding glycoside hydrolase family 30 protein is translated as MISALICLAASLNVGLAQNREPAQIESWITSRDRSALFAKQASPAAFQANAHARGPVIVVDPGQQMQSVDGFGFALTGGSAELLSKMSPQARADVLRRTFATDGDHIGVSYLRLTIGASDLNSFVFSYDDLAPGETDFELKKFDLGQDRKDVIPVLKEILAIAPGIKILGSPWSAPAWMKTNNNVRGGALAERCYAVYAQYLVRYVEEMRKEGIAIDAITIQNEPLNSKNTPSMQWQVSQQLVFLRDHLYPAFTKAGLKTKVILFDHNCDRPDYPLALLSDPVISRFADGSGFHHYGGDLAAMSLMHLARPDKNVYFTEQMIIEKPGSPTIDIAATVKRMLIDTTRNWSRNVILWNLAADPENKPHTDNGGCPMCQGGVTLDKDAVTINLAYYTIAHASKFVRPGSVRIGSTGAGDRAVGLTEDEERPGVKRVVVIESAQVLPNVAFRTPDGKIVLVVANDTQSVNGFAIQYRGEVANLRLSPGGVGTYIWAAE
- a CDS encoding ArsR/SmtB family transcription factor, which translates into the protein MESVFEIIAEPNRRAILSLLVSSQQSVGEIERHLGMPQPTVSKHLRVLREAGFVESTVDAQRRLYRLKPEPLQEIDAWLAPFRRFWSVHLDALERHLDRMEQAAPAAVKKKTGRSTRRGR
- a CDS encoding SRPBCC family protein is translated as MNDRVQYTPGPASGARVEKDGEKWTLVLVRELRHSPERVWQALTEPAHLREWAPFDADGSMGTAGSTVKLTTVGAPKPMVSETRVTRAEAPRLLEYSWGGQDIRWQLEAQGEGTRLTLWHNIDRRFIAWGAAGWHLCFDVLDRLLAGDPMGRTVGPDAMKFEGWQRLTTEYAQQFGVESPGWPSAAPKS
- a CDS encoding DoxX family protein, which gives rise to MESTLRNPALLGTRNIPRTMTILYWTATAIFCLQMSFTAYAQLTLPQVAEAFTHLGFPSYFRVELSCAKLLGVVLLLAPVPARLKEWAYAGFAINLGSALIAHFAVGDGSEAWGWAAATSVLWGLSYFSWRRRPAMRASVWLGTAGHPGTN
- a CDS encoding DUF1801 domain-containing protein gives rise to the protein MESKTKKTELAESASVLIDGRIQELGDWRGEMLARVRALIHEADPEVVEEWKWMGTPIWSHAGILCTGETYKSIVKMTFAKGAALKDPAGLFNSSLEGNVRRAIDIHEGEKVDEDALKDLIRAAVALNLETKNRPKPRRASGKRAG
- a CDS encoding YgjV family protein, with protein sequence MDYFSPAQCAGYVALVLGVGAFLTRDDRRMKLLLSAESVVYGAHFLMLGNLPAAGSAGISAGRTYLSLRSRSLWLAAAAIALNIWVGLRVAHSGLGWLPIVGSCVATVGFFTLDGMRLRLVLLTSTLMWLANGYISRSIGGTVLESLIATANITTLVRMGLEKARLRAAV
- a CDS encoding VIT1/CCC1 transporter family protein, which translates into the protein MPIGPRERHRIGRIGWLRAAVLGANDGILSTASLMLGVATSHATQANVVVAGVAGLVAGAMSMAAGEYVSVHSQADTEKAELELEKTELRADSAAEHAELAAIYVARGLEPELAKEVAIQLMAHDALGSHARDELGISDAFSARPVQAALASAGSFAVGAAMPLLVTVFAPEAMLLPLIAGTSLIFLTSLGALAARAGGAGVAMGALRVGFWGALAMAVTSGAGALFGTSV
- a CDS encoding ABC transporter permease, encoding MHAWAGAVESAWRDLVVGFRVLRRSPSILFSALAVLSLTMGASMALVSLSDRLLLKPLPIEHPDRLFQLVRPAAQGGLTQDSFPGSLIAQLEGATKGVGTILTVGFPNDEFVSFGSGAFLPEPARLQSLDVKGFALLGVQPALGRGFEAGDSEPGAEPVAILSHEYWQRRFGGAPDVLGTLLRRRDKIVRIVGVLPGGCPELDLGSSPDAWLPAGRGQGGRLLVVLRENTGPLQLEAALRPAWEEYLRSQPPTQTRQENARLARMRLQAVDASKGLRSDIRNRFTTPLAALTVGALLLLLTGCGNSGLLLAALHDRRRGEIAIRMALGASRWRLVRQVVVETTALPVIACLPGAMLAPLIAGMLVGLASDPDRPMRLAWQWDWRFAVMAAACCGIAAAVSAALPAWRLSGIQRQDAGHSRLSFRHRNHSGFQPAWLFIAVQAGLAVILLAGGGLLQTTWYNLERLNPGFDQQRLSIAELQWAREGSRAYTNSVYRLLLARIAELPGVARVSLSGWSYFGGNSRRAAIVPEHPQGEGATEPAEFLSVAPGFFRTMGVRLMRGRDFSPADTEAAPLAAILNESATRLYFGNGLALGHRFSIFDPKQKIEVVGIVEDTKLNGLRGPAPPLVYLPFFQSEFRGTSDMPASIEIQSLPGARLDVPELTRVIRTAAPGLAVRRVRTQRDLVERSLLRERLLAVVAVALGLCALLLAGLGLSGAIAHSVASRQKEFGIRLALGATARHLVGGGILRALAPVGMGTLAGAIAALFLARFLKSMLYGIEPANPFVLGGAALVLLAASAVAALVPLTRTLRVKPAVALRQE